In Pleuronectes platessa chromosome 5, fPlePla1.1, whole genome shotgun sequence, a single genomic region encodes these proteins:
- the fkrp gene encoding fukutin-related protein, with the protein MRISFCQGLLSGAILLNLLILYYVSRAQQQMMEKRKELGRGTRRAALPASGLGGGLGLLVGAGGETGVAGGEGHNRGSRVTVVLREFENFENYVGDVANSFLRQRPELPFLAVADTPPYPPLVLSEGARLLVLSPSPDQPPQAHRPEFHVQTEFVLLVPDGVELEQPRAIERLIRELEGEGGGPVRLVAAPVLARSAVQCLHLRVNLREWTATYSPAASGSSGSVCTALQGDAVVLIRTEDLFNLSVPLGRPLFSSLFVQTALRGWKVKLLESPCFSASHRPLFSSAHNQWKADTRLKEATEKLMRSFGLKRLLQSDGKEQWYGCSKETPRCFGTVQEDTPDYLYLDRWTPPCCLRALRETTKYVINILESSGVRYWLEGGTLLGAIRHQDVIPWDYDVDLGIYLEDVPNCDHLKNLDSGSLVDANGYVWERAVEGDFYRVQYSEANHLHVDLWPFYPRNGVMTKDTWTEHKQDVEFPEHFLQPLIPMTFAGITAYGPNNHRAFLELKFGEGVIENPQYPNPSKKRLDRSKL; encoded by the coding sequence ATGCGTATCAGTTTCTGCCAGGGCCTGTTATCTGGCGCCATCCTTCTCAACCTCCTCATTCTCTACTATGTGTCCCGGGCCCAGCAGCagatgatggagaagaggaaggagcttGGTAGGGGCACGAGGAGGGCCGCCCTCCCGGCCTCTGGTCTTGGGGGAGGCCTAGGGTTACTTGTAGGAGCCGGAGGTGAGACCGGAGTGGCCGGAGGGGAGGGGCACAATCGTGGCTCACGTGTGACTGTTGTTCTGCGGGAGTTTGAAAACTTTGAAAATTACGTTGGGGATGTGGCCAATTCCTTCCTCCGCCAGAGACCTGAGCTTCCTTTCCTGGCTGTGGCAGACACGCCTCCGTACCCTCCCCTGGTGCTCTCAGAGGGGGCTCGGCTTCTTGTGCTCTCCCCCAGCCCAGACCAGCCTCCGCAAGCTCACAGGCCGGAGTTCCACGTCCAGACGGAGTTCGTTCTGCTGGTGCCTGACGGGGTGGAGCTCGAGCAGCCTCGGGCTATAGAGAGGCTGATCAGGGAGTTGGAGGGTGAGGGTGGGGGGCCCGTGAGGCTGGTGGCTGCACCGGTGCTGGCTCGATCTGCCGTACAGTGTCTCCACCTGCGGGTGAACCTCAGAGAGTGGACAGCTACCTACTCCCCAGCGGCGTctgggagcagtgggagtgTGTGCACGGCTTTACAAGGAGATGCAGTTGTCCTCATCCGCACTGAGGATCTATTTAACCTGTCCGTCCCACTGGGGCGtcccctcttttcctccctcttcgTTCAGACTGCCTTGAGGGGCTGGAAGGTCAAACTGCTGGAGAGCCCCTGTTTCTCCGCAAGCCACCGGCCCCTCTTCAGCTCCGCTCACAACCAGTGGAAGGCCGACACTCGACTGAAGGAGGCCACTGAGAAGCTCATGAGGAGCTTTGGTCTCAAGCGTCTCCTGCAGTCTGACGGGAAGGAGCAGTGGTACGGCTGCAGCAAAGAGACTCCTCGTTGCTTTGGCACCGTGCAGGAGGACACTCCCGACTACCTTTATCTGGATCGATGGACTCCTCCCTGCTGCCTGCGAGCGCTCAGGGAAACCACCAAGTATGTCATCAATATCCTGGAGAGCTCGGGGGTGCGCTACTGGCTGGAGGGGGGGACTCTGCTGGGCGCCATTCGCCATCAAGACGTCATCCCGTGGGATTACGACGTGGACCTGGGCATTTACCTGGAGGACGTGCCCAACTGCGATCACTTAAAAAACCTGGACTCTGGCTCTCTTGTGGATGCTAACGGCTACGTGTGGGAGCGGGCGGTGGAGGGAGACTTCTACAGGGTCCAGTACAGCGAGGCCAACCACCTGCACGTTGACCTGTGGCCATTCTATCCGCGCAACGGTGTCATGACAAAGGACACGTGGACAGAGCACAAACAAGACGTGGAGTTCCCAGAGCACTTCCTGCAGCCGCTGATCCCCATGACCTTTGCTGGCATCACTGCCTACGGCCCCAACAATCACAGGGCCTTCCTGGAGCTGAAGTTCGGAGAGGGGGTGATCGAGAACCCCCAGTACCCCAACCCTTCAAAAAAGAGGCTGGACAGAAGCAAATTATGA